From Brassica rapa cultivar Chiifu-401-42 chromosome A06, CAAS_Brap_v3.01, whole genome shotgun sequence:
AAGTCAAACTAACCGTCTTCTTGTTTTTAACTGATTTTAGTTCTTAGAAACCTGTTGTGATTCAGATTTGTAGTTTGATTTGGTGTGGCAGAAGCTTTGATTTAGAAATGGAGATAGGAGAGAGCCATGACAGGGGTAAAGACGACTCTGCCGCCGTTCAGGCCTCGCCGAGGAGTCCTTTAAGCTCCATAGATCTCGCCATGGACGGCGCCATGAACGCTTCCATCGAGCAGCTTTATCACAACGTCTGCGAGATGGAGAGCTCCGATGACCAATCCCCTTCGAGGGCGAGTTTCATTTCATACGGAGCTGAGTCAAGAATCGATCTGGAGCTGAGGCATCTCGTGGGAGGAGATGTcggagagagaaaaaaagacgTTGTCTTGGAGAAGAAGGAAGAAAGCAACAAGGAAAGTAAAAACAGAGAAGGTAGCTTGAGCCACAAGAAACCAGAGAAACTTGCGAAAACAAGCCCTAATTCGAAAATCCCTGGTTCGAGAATCTCTTCGAGGAAATCTCCAGATCTCAGGAAGGTGTCTGTAGATGAAGAGAGTCCTGAGCTAGGACCGTTGTTATTAAAGCAAGCGAGAGAGATGGTTTCATCAGGCGAGAACCTAAACAAAGCTCTAGATTTAGCGTTACGTGCGGTGAAAGCTTTCGAGAAACGCGCAGAAGGAGAGACGCAACAAGGGTTGAATCTAGTCATGTCTCTACATATCTTGGCAGCTATCTACGCCGGTTTAGGTAAATACAACGAAGCGGTTCCTGTTCTCGAACGGTCCATCGAGATACCGATGATAGAAGACGGAGAGGACCACTCCTTAGCTAAATTCGCAGGGTGCATGCAGCTCGGCGACATGTACGGCCTAATGGGCCAAGTCGAAAACTCTCTTCTCCTCTACACAGCGGGTTTGGAGATACAAAGACAAGTTCTCGGAGAAACAGACCCACGAGTGGGCGAAACTTGTCGGTACCTAGCAGAAGCACACGTCCAAGCGATGCAGTTCGAAGAAGCCTCAAGGCTTTGCCAAATGGCTTTAGACATACACAAAGAGAACGGCTCCACAGCTACAGCTTCCATCGAAGAAGCCGCGGATAGAAAACTAATGGGCCTCATCTGCGACGCCAAAGGTGACTACGAGGTTGCCCTCGAGCATTACGTTCTAGCCAGCATGGCTATGTCCTCACAGAACCATAGAGAAGACGTTGCGTCTATAGATTGTAGCATCGGGGACGCCTACATGTCTCTAGCTAGGTTTGACGAGTCGATATTCGCGTACCAGAAGGCTTTGGCTGTGTTTAAACAGTCCAAAGGTGAGAGCCATTCCTCCGTTGCTTCGGTTTACGTCAGGCTTGCTGATCTATACAACAAGATAGGGAAGCTGCGAGATTCGAAGTCCTACTGCGAAAACGCGCTTAGGATATACCTAAAGCCGTCTCCGGGGACTCCCATGGAAGAGGTTGCGACGGGTTTTGTAGAGATCTCCGCGATTTATCAGTCGATGAACGAGCTTGACCAGGCGCTTAAGCTGCTGAGACGCGCGTTGAAGATATATGTGAATGCTCCGGGTCAGCAGAACACGGTTGCTGGTATTGAGGCTCAGATGGGTGTGATCTCTTACATGATGGGGAACTATCCGGAGTCTTACAACATCTTCAAGAGCGCGGTTTCGAAGTTTCGAAACAGCGGAGAGAAGAAGACGGCTATGTTTGGGATTGCTTTGAACCAAATGGGGCTTGCGTGCGTCCAACGTTACGCGATCAACGAAGCTGCGGATTTGTTTGAAGAGGCGAAAGGCATTCTTGAGAATGAGTATGGGCCGTACCATCCCGACACGTTGGCGGTTTACAGTAACCTTGCCGGAACATACGACGCAATGGGCAGGTATATTATTAAcacatcttttttattttaggttatgtttttgaagtttcttgcGGTGTAAGAAATGTGTTTCTTGGTTTGTAGGTTAGAGGATGCTATAGAGATACTGGAATATGTTGTTGGGACAAGAGAGGAGAAGCTTGGGACGGCGAATCCGGAGGTTGAGGACGAGAAGCAGAGGCTAGCTGCGTTGTTGAAAGAAGCTGGAAGAGGAAGGATCAAAAGAAACAGAGCACTTCTTACACTTTTGGACAAGAACCCTGAGATTGAACCGAATTGTGGGCAGAGACCGGTTTATTGATGAACCGTGTTATGGTCCGgtctaaaatgtatatatatacaaacttCGAGTTCATATACGGTAACTACATCGTCGGGAGAAAAGGTTTTGTGTTTTCTGATTTTattagagaaaaagaaagaaaggttTTATGTTTTCTGATTTTATTAGAATCTCTGATTCAGAATACTACGAACATTCATGTTGCATTTGTATTTGTATCTATtggcttttgatttttttttttgttattaataaaGAGTAAGAGCAATTCATTTCTCGTTATGATTTCCCGACTAGATATTACGTGGAAAGTTGATATGATCACCTTTGAATTTCTTCGGTTTATTATCAAAAGCACCAAAAATACAGAGAGGAGATAAAAGTAACCATTTTATAAAAGTATGTAATTT
This genomic window contains:
- the LOC103875175 gene encoding protein KINESIN LIGHT CHAIN-RELATED 2, with protein sequence MEIGESHDRGKDDSAAVQASPRSPLSSIDLAMDGAMNASIEQLYHNVCEMESSDDQSPSRASFISYGAESRIDLELRHLVGGDVGERKKDVVLEKKEESNKESKNREGSLSHKKPEKLAKTSPNSKIPGSRISSRKSPDLRKVSVDEESPELGPLLLKQAREMVSSGENLNKALDLALRAVKAFEKRAEGETQQGLNLVMSLHILAAIYAGLGKYNEAVPVLERSIEIPMIEDGEDHSLAKFAGCMQLGDMYGLMGQVENSLLLYTAGLEIQRQVLGETDPRVGETCRYLAEAHVQAMQFEEASRLCQMALDIHKENGSTATASIEEAADRKLMGLICDAKGDYEVALEHYVLASMAMSSQNHREDVASIDCSIGDAYMSLARFDESIFAYQKALAVFKQSKGESHSSVASVYVRLADLYNKIGKLRDSKSYCENALRIYLKPSPGTPMEEVATGFVEISAIYQSMNELDQALKLLRRALKIYVNAPGQQNTVAGIEAQMGVISYMMGNYPESYNIFKSAVSKFRNSGEKKTAMFGIALNQMGLACVQRYAINEAADLFEEAKGILENEYGPYHPDTLAVYSNLAGTYDAMGRLEDAIEILEYVVGTREEKLGTANPEVEDEKQRLAALLKEAGRGRIKRNRALLTLLDKNPEIEPNCGQRPVY